The window CGCCGATGTGCCGCCCGATCGCGTCGCCGGTGCGGTCATGATCACCGATGGCCGCGTTCACGATATTCCGGCGAATGCTGCGGCCCTCGGCTTTGCCGCCCCATTGCATGCCTTGATCACCGGCCGCGCCAACGAACTCGACCGGCGTGTCGTCCTCACGCAGACGCCGCGCTTCGGCATCGTCGGCCAGATGCAGACCATCGGCTTCAAGGTCGAGGATCAGGGTATGCCCGCCGGTCCGGTGCAGGTGACCGTGCGGCGTGACGGCGAATTGCTCGAGCAGCGTACCGTCAATGGTGGCGCCGAAGTCACCATGCAGGTGCAAATCCCGCATGCCGGTCCGAACATCGTCGAGGTCGAGGCGGCGCCGCTCGCCAACGAACTGACCTTGGTCAACAACCGCGCTGTCATTTCCATCGACGGGGTGCGCGACAAGCTGCGCGTGCTGCTGGTCTCGGGCGAGCCGCATGCCGGCGAGCGCACATGGCGCAATCTCCTGAAATCAGATGCCTCGGTCGATCTTGTTCACTTCACCATTCTGCGGCCGCCGGAAAAGCAGGACGGCACGCCGATCAACGAGCTGTCGCTGATCGCCTTTCCGACGCGCGAACTGTTCCAGCAGAAGATTGGCGAATTCCAGCTCATCATCTTCGACCGCTATGCCCGACAGGGCGTGCTGCCGATAATCTATTTCGACAACATCGCGCGCTATGTCCGCAATGGCGGCGCCGTGATGATCGCCGCCGGCCCCGACTACGCCTCGCCAACCTCGATCTGGCGCACGCCGCTCGACGTCATCCTGCCGGCCGAACCGTCTGGCGATGTTACCGAACAGGGTTTCCATGCCCGGCTGTCGGACGCCGGCAAGCGCCATCCCGTCACGCGCGCGCTTGAGGGCTCGGAAACCGATCCGCCGCACTGGAGCCCCTGGTTCCGGCTGGTCAACACCAAGCGCACCACCGGCACGACGGTCATGCAAGGGCCCGACGGCAAGCCGCTTCTGGTTCTGGCACGCGAAGGCGAAGGCCGCGTCGCGCTGATGCTGTCCGATCACATCTGGCTGTGGGCGCGCGGCTATGAGGGCGGCGGCCCGCATCTCGATCTGCTGCGGCGGCTGTCGCACTGGCTGATGAAGCAGCCCGACCTCGAAGAGGAAGCGCTGCGTCTCATTGTGCGCGGCCGCGACATGACGGTGCAGCGCCAGACCATGGCTGACGCGGTGGCCGATGTGACGATCACCTCACCCTCCGGCAAGAGCCAGATCCTCAAGCTGGCGTCGGCCGAGCCCGGCCTGTGGCGCTCGCAGGTGCCGGCCAACGAACTCGGCCTCTGGCGTGCAACCGACGGCAAGCTGACCGCACTGGTCAATGTCGGTCCGGCTAACCCACGCGAATTCCAGGAAGTGACGTCGACGACGCAGACGCTCGCGTCGCTGACCGACAGCACCGGCGGCAGTGTCCGCCGTCTCGTTGCCGGCAACAGCAGCGTCGAGGTCCCGCGCGTCGTGCCGGTGCGCACCGCCTCGACCTACAAGGGCGATGACTGGATCGGCATGAAAATGCGCGACGTGTCGGTGGTCCGCGGCATCGGCGTGCTGCCGATCTTCACCGGCCTGATTGGCCTGTTGCTGCTGGTCGGCTCGCTAGCGCTGACCTGGGCCAGAGAAGGCCGATAATAACCTCTGTCATTCCGGGGCGCGGATGAAATCCGCGACCCCGGATTCCATAACCCCGGCGCCGGGGATGTGGATTACGGGCCCGCTTGCTTCGCAAGCGTCCCGGAATGACAATGGAGAAAACAAGGCCCCCCTGCCATGACCTTCTCTCTGTTCATCGCCACCGTGATCGCCGGCTTCACCTATTCGGTGATCCCCGGGCCTGCGGTGTTGCTCGTGTTCTCGCTCGCAGCCCAGCACGGCCGCGCCATGGGCGCCAAATTCCTGATCGGGCACATGGCAGGCGACGTCACCTGGAGCGCAATGGCCTTTGCCTCGATCGTCGGCGTCAGCCAGATGGGCCCGCTGCTGTTCGACATTCTGGGCGCCGGCTGCGGCCTGTACCTGATCTATCTCGGCATAAAGGCGGTCCGCGCCAAATCGATTGGCGAAGCCCCGGTGCTGCGCGGGCACCGACCCTATCGCGCCGGCTTCCTGTTCGGGTTGACCAATCCCAAGGCGTATCCGGTGGCGGTCGCGGTCTTCACTGCGCTGATTGCGCGCTACACCATGGAGCTGTCCTGGTCGTCACTGCCGCTGATGGGGCTGGCCGCCTGGATCGGCATCGTCCTCGGTTATGCCGCGACCTTGTTCTGGGCCGGGCTGCCGATCGTGCGCCGCTTCTTCCTGACGCACGGTGTCGTGGTGACGCGCATTATCGGCGTGACCTTCGTGCTGTTCGGACTGAAGTCGCTGGCCGACGCCGGCCGCTCGTTCCAGACCCGCTAGCGCGCCTATTTGACGACGTCGTCGGCCGCTGTGATGAGGCTGTGCGACGGATTCTTGCCGCAATACTCGCCGAGCTTGCCGCCGTTCTGCTTCATCTTGTCGAAGTCGACGATCGGCTTGGCGTCCTGGCTGGCGTAGAAGCCTTCGATCCACATCAGGATGAGGCCAATGGTATCCTTGTCGCTGGTGACGAAGTCCTTGCAGGTCACCGTCGACAGATCGAGCTGTTGCGCCTTGAGCGGCAGCGGCGCGAGCATCGCCGCCGCGACCAGCATCACCGATAGCTTTTTCATGATGTCCCCCTGAAGTCCGAACGAACGGATCGCAAGTAGTCTTGTCGCTCGGCAAGGCAGCGGCAAGAACGGGGGCGACATGCGGCGCTGATATTATTCTGAATTTTACGGCGACGTTATTTCAGTTCGCGGCGGGCTCGACCCAATCCGGACGGATCAGCCCCGTCACGCCATCGAAAGCGCCGGGCACGAGCTCATTCACCAACAGCCGCGCCGGGTTGACCGGACCCGGCATCTTCACCTGACCCTTGGGGATGCGCTTGAAGCCGCTGCGGCCGTAATAGGGTTCGTCGCCGACCAGCACCACCAGCTTGTGGCCGTTGGCCCGGGCATCCTTGAGCGCGCGGTCCATCAGCGCCGCGCCGACGCCGCGCGAGCGGAACGGAGGCTCCACCGTCAGCGGGCCGAGCAGCAAGGCCGGCGTGTCGCCGATGCAGACCGGCGTCAGGCGGATGGAGCCGACCATCAGGGTGCCGATGCGGGCGACGAACGACAATTCCGGCAAATGGCCCCGCCCCTCGCGGATGCGGTAGGCGCTGCGCGCATAGCGCCCCGGCCCGAAGGTCCGTTCGTTCAGGCGCTCGACAGCGAGGGCATCGCTCGGCGATTCGGGGACAATGGTGAGATCGAGTTCGCTCATGAAACCACGCGATTAGCATCCCGCTCCAGGGACGTCCATCGGCGGTAGCGGAGGCCTCCCCAACACCCTAGATACACCGGAGCGGGCCCGCAGAAAAAGGAGCTGAGCTTGGGACTTCTGGTTGACGGCGTCTGGCATGACGAGTGGTACCAAAACAAGAACGGCCGTTTCGTCCGGCAGGATTCGCCGTTCCGCAACTGGGTGACCGCCGATGGCAGCGCCGGGCCGACCGGGACCGGCGGCTTCAAGGCCGAGGCCGGGCGCTATCACCTCTATGTCTCGCTCGCCTGCCCCTGGGCGCACCGCACCATCATCTTCCGCAAGCTCAAGGGTCTCGACAGCCTCATCTCGATGTCCATCGTCTCGCCCGACATGCTCAAAGAGGGCTGGACCTTCCACAAGGACGAAGGCTCGACCGGCGATACGGTCAATGGCAAGGACCGCCTCTACGAGATCTACCTTCTCGCCGATCCGAAATTCAGCGGCCGCGTCACCGTGCCGGTGCTGTGGGACATGAAGACAAAGACGATCGTCAATAACGAATCGTCCGAGATCATCCGCATGTTCAATTCGGCCTTCGACGGCCTGACCGGCAACGCCGCCGACTTCTATCCGCAAGCGTTGCGCGCCGAGATCGACCGCATCAACGACCTCGTCTATCCGAATATCAATAACGGCGTCTATCGCGCCGGCTTCGCGACGACGCAGGACGCTTACGAGGAAGCCTTCGGCAATCTGTTCGCCGCGCTGGATCAGGTCGACGATATTCTGTCGCGGCAGCGCTATCTCGCCGGCAGTACGATCACCGAGGCCGACTGGCGGCTGTTCACGACCTTGGTGCGCTTCGACGCCGTCTATTATGCGCACTTCAAGTGCAACCGGCGGCACATTTACGAATATCCGAACCTGTCGAACTACGCCCGCGAGCTTTATCAGGTTCCCGGCGTC of the Undibacter mobilis genome contains:
- a CDS encoding LysE family translocator — its product is MTFSLFIATVIAGFTYSVIPGPAVLLVFSLAAQHGRAMGAKFLIGHMAGDVTWSAMAFASIVGVSQMGPLLFDILGAGCGLYLIYLGIKAVRAKSIGEAPVLRGHRPYRAGFLFGLTNPKAYPVAVAVFTALIARYTMELSWSSLPLMGLAAWIGIVLGYAATLFWAGLPIVRRFFLTHGVVVTRIIGVTFVLFGLKSLADAGRSFQTR
- a CDS encoding HdeA/HdeB family chaperone; protein product: MKKLSVMLVAAAMLAPLPLKAQQLDLSTVTCKDFVTSDKDTIGLILMWIEGFYASQDAKPIVDFDKMKQNGGKLGEYCGKNPSHSLITAADDVVK
- a CDS encoding GNAT family N-acetyltransferase, whose amino-acid sequence is MSELDLTIVPESPSDALAVERLNERTFGPGRYARSAYRIREGRGHLPELSFVARIGTLMVGSIRLTPVCIGDTPALLLGPLTVEPPFRSRGVGAALMDRALKDARANGHKLVVLVGDEPYYGRSGFKRIPKGQVKMPGPVNPARLLVNELVPGAFDGVTGLIRPDWVEPAAN
- a CDS encoding glutathione S-transferase family protein produces the protein MGLLVDGVWHDEWYQNKNGRFVRQDSPFRNWVTADGSAGPTGTGGFKAEAGRYHLYVSLACPWAHRTIIFRKLKGLDSLISMSIVSPDMLKEGWTFHKDEGSTGDTVNGKDRLYEIYLLADPKFSGRVTVPVLWDMKTKTIVNNESSEIIRMFNSAFDGLTGNAADFYPQALRAEIDRINDLVYPNINNGVYRAGFATTQDAYEEAFGNLFAALDQVDDILSRQRYLAGSTITEADWRLFTTLVRFDAVYYAHFKCNRRHIYEYPNLSNYARELYQVPGVAETVDLQQIKRHYYFSQRTVNPTGIVPLGPRLDFTAKHDRGRLN